The DNA region CATAAACTTAGAGGCGCATAAAAAACAGCCATATAATCGCCGGTTATTCGTTTTCTGTTTAAAGAGTCATTTGGGGGAATGGGTATAACTATTCAAATAACACTATTATGCTATATTGTCGATCTGTCGGAGAGTTCTTAACAAAAACCATATGGTACACCGCGATTATACAGTCTGTGATCACTTTGCTTTTGGAACCTACTTTTCGTGTGGTTCGGGATTCTGGGCAACTGAGTCCGCGGCGATAACTTTGGTGGTACGGATCCTGGGGGTTTCTCGGGATACGGATACGCCGGGATTCGGATTCTTCGCGCTCCACACTCTCTACTCTTCTCGTCTCGCTTCGCTTCGCTTTCTCCGCTGTTGTCGACCAGGCGAACGAACTCAATTGACTAACGACGCCCTCTGAAAACGGTCGACATTTTACATCCAAAAGAGCGCGCGCTGCCGgcgtcgacgtcgactgcgCTGCCATAGAACTATCGGCGACAGCGACGCCGACTGCGGTAAAGAGCATTCAATTTGTAGTTTATTTGTTGTCGCTTCGCTGCGTCTCCACAGTTATTATCTGCCATTCCGCCTTGCCCTGTTCGCCCCTCCACCACCCGCCCCCCCTTTCGGTCCACCCGCTCTGTTTGCATTCTCTGTTGTGCTCACACATTCCGTAAACATTACACAAACAACTCGCGGTTCAAAGTCAATGCTGCCGCTTCGGAACATGACCAACTTTAAGGTAAACCTTGGGCTATAGCCGAACGGGGAATACCCTATGTTGTCAATTCACTTGTACTTTTGTTTGCTGACACGAAACAGCAACTTGTGCTGTTGATAACCAACTAAAGTGGTGTACATTTTCGGGGAAGACAATTTTGTCTCTCCTTTTACGAAGCACTCGCAGTTAACATACGTTTTGTAGAGTATTTAACAGTGTGTAGGCGTCAGCGTTGGCAGAGCAGTTGACGCAGACGCCAGCGCCGCCTCAGACGTCGGCAGAGCAGCAACAGTCGCGCGAGCGAAGCCGGCAACGGGTGGTATACTCAACGCGAGTGGCCAAGAGGGAGCCCACAACACGTATACGAGTAGTGGGCCGTGAGTGGCGCATTTCGTCATCGCGTGAGATCCCAGAGCCGTAAATATCGGCcaagttcccagttcccagtaGCTGGTGCCCACTTtttcctttccctttcccaCTGGCCCACTTTCCCAGAGAGCAGAGGTAGCGGGAGCGGGAGAGAAGAACCTATTCCTCTCAATCTGTTTGTTGCCAATGGCATCATTATCGGCGTGTCGCTTTTatctgtttttctgtttttccgtTTTTAGTACTGCCCATATTTTCATGTTCTGCCTGGAGATAATGCTATTGTAAGAGAGGCGAGGGGACACGCTTTTTAAAGAGTTTTTTGTGcgggaaaaaaaatttttttgaagCCGATTTTTAAAAACCGGAAAGCCACACTTTGCTTATCGCAGCAGTTGAATATTTCTGTCTAAAACTAAACGCTGCGATAAGCCTAAAATATGTGgctttatttataaaaaaaacttctCAATCAAATGAAATCTAGTAATATAATTTATAGCTAGCTTTCGTAAAACATCATCTTCGGTGGGTGGCATGATGTAATGCTAGATCTGGATAAATATAGAAAACGCAGCGAGGCACGAAATTCTAGGCATACTTGTGCGATCACAAGCGTGCTGCCTGTGAGAGAGCTCTCAAGTTGAAATAGTAACTATGTAGCTCCAAGTTTATCGGCGGCTTATCAGTAGACGTCTACCATGCCACGGCAGTCATCGTGGAACGACATTTTCAACCATCTGGCGAAGTGTGGTGCTGATTGCTTGGGGCGAAGAATAGTGGATTCCCTCCTTCGATTCTGCCCCCCTCTTAAAGAAGCTAACTTATAGCCGATGGAGCGATAAGCTGATATAGTCTTCACCACAGCAGCGGACTTATCTGCCACACTGAAATTGGTTTATAAATATTACctaacaattaaaaaatattttatcagTCCTTCCATCAACTTGCACTAACTTTCAGGCTTCATATGGCTTCGTGGTACATAATCTTGAGTCAACTGCTTGCGCTGATACAGAAAAGTTAGTTAGTCAcagtttatttaatttagtttaagtgcatattcataaaaataaaaaaataatcataaaatgATTAATCTTTTAATCTATTGCACAACAAATGTGTAACTTTGAACTATCAGATTACATTAAgctaatttattattttggcaaAGAAATGCTTAAATGACTAATGGGTAAATCTTTGCAAATTGTAAACCATAATAATGGATCATTAAGCCGAATGTCGATTGGACACCCGCTGATTATATAGCCGCTATATATAAACACTCGTTCATGGCAGATTGTAAATCCCGCTTGTTTGCAGACGAAGCTCATGAACTTGGCACTGCGGCGTGACTCAGAAATCCGTCGCCATCGCCTGGAGATGACATAATATTTTGTGATATAGGACAGCCGCCGCCGAGTCCTGAATGGGGTTGGGAATTCCCAATTCCAGCGGCAGGATGTGAACTGCGACATGTCAAATAAAATCTACATACAAAGTGCCCATCAGTCCATTCGCAAGTGTGCAGGCAGCGTTTTAATTAGGGCGTGGAATGGAGTTGCCCAAGACGGCGGAATGGCGCATTATCGCCCCAAGGACGAACACACCACCCATCCCATCTGGCGAACAACTCCCCTAATGATAACCGCTCGTCTAGAACGGCGCACAATTAGGCACCATCAATAATAGATGACCTGGCGGGTTCATTTAGATAGAATCGCCGATAGCCGACTAGCCAACACCCCGCCTTCCAAGGATCCCACCAACTTGTCATCGCACCTCCTGTGCCGCCCAAGGGTCACGCCCCCTTGTagaaccaccaccacccaccggGAATTCCCCAGACAAGAGCAACGAATTGGTCGGAAATCGAAAGTTCAACTCGAGTCCTTGTTGTGGCCAAAACAACATAGACTTGCTGCTCCCGAACTTAAAGCCATTCGTGTTCCCTTGCATGTCCATGTCCTGTCAGTCCTGTGGCTTTAAGTCACTGTAATACGAAAGCGATTTGTGGTTTCCATTGTTTGCCCGCAGCTCGTGTAGCATGTCGGAATTGTTGAATTGCGTGATTTCGCGGTGGCttctaattgaatttcaagACTGCAATCAATCGACTTGGACAGCTTAAACGAGTCAGGAATGCACTAATGCCGCAATGAAACCAAGCTATTGTGGTATTCTTAAAACAGAATCGATTAATTGGCCGATCCAATCAATGGCTACTAATGTGCATAAAATGCCAGAGCTTTATGAAGGTTATTAATTCGAAATAAACTATTATTATCATGATTAATTACAACTATACACTTCTCCTTATATACAATAAAGGATAATCAAGGTCTTTTCTTTAGAAGAGTTCATTTAGCAAGCTTTAACTTCACCATAATGAACATGTAGTTCATTCAAATATGGCGCTTAAAAAGCTTTTCATGGGGTGTTCCATGTTTCAAAAGCTTTCCTTTTCCAAAATGAATCAGTAAAGAAATCCCACACCCTCTTCCATGTTGCTGCCACCCCCAATCACAAGTGATTATTCAAAAGACATAATTACACGGCACGCAAATGAGAGGCGCCAAGTGGAAAATGTAGCCACAAGATGAACCCTTTCGCCACACGTGCGAGTCCCTCAGCGAAAAGCAACAATTTTAATCTATTTAGAAGAACATACgtcaactttttaattaagcagTTGAGCAGGCATCCAATGACTGGCACAGTCTTCCATGTAATAACCCCTTTTATGGCTGCGCTTAATCAAAACATGTGTTACATGTGCTCCTTGAAAGGATTACAAATCGTAACACATGTAGAGACCCACGGGGAATATGGCGCTTGGCGCTGAATAATTACAGGAATTAATTACAGAATTGGAAGTTAGCTTAGTTTTATattgtttaatgtttattCACGTTCTCTAGCTCATGTAAAAAACTCATATTCCCAGATGAACCGGCGAACCAGTGCTACACTCTCGAACGAGAACCCGCTCTAGACATTCAGGTAGTTGTCGGGGAATTCGAAGGTAACATCGCGACCAGTCAGCTTCTTGTAGACCGAGGTGAAGGTGTCGACCTGCAGGGAGAAAAACAGCACATATTAGTGGGCATGATCACGGGAATTCACTTATTTATTACAGTGTACAGCACCGCAACCTCCGCTGCAGCAGAAAGTACTGCAGCGAAGATATCGTGCGGTTAGCTGGATTAATCTTCCGCTTGAAATAGGAAGTCCCGAAGCACCAGGCAACTAAACGGCGCTCGAGAGGCAAATAGGCGGTACTCAAAGTGCATCGTGTGtgtttttaaacttataaCTAGATTATTATCTATGTGGCAATCCTTAAGTAATGATGCTGTCCTGGTAAAGTAGACCCACCATTGTGGAGTGATTCGTTGCATTACTTTGCGTTCTGTTTGACGATCGCTGGACTATAAGACGTCCAGAAAATAACACAAGAACGGTAATAGAAACCAAAGTATTCAAAGCCTAAGTATAGATACAAATGTGGCGCATAGGTTAGTAATGCAGCAGCCGTGGCAAGTCGGCTCAACATTGTGGAGTGATTCAACGCCCATTTCTATACGTTCTGTTTGACAATCGCTGAGCTGAGGTAATCGCTTAGCGCATAACACAAGAACGGTGTGTACAATTAAGAGTTCTTGCAGTTTTTCAACTGTAGCAAGCCTTTAGTAATGATGCAGTCCTGGTTGAAGTAGACCCACCATTGTGGAGTGATTCGTTGCGTCAGTATGCGTTCTGTTTGACGCTCGCTAGACCATGAAAACATCCAGCGAATAACACAAGAACGGTAGTAAAAACCGAGGTATTCAAATATAGGGTTCTGAGAAAGTGTGGCGAGCCGGAAAGTAATGCAGTAGCCGTGGTAAGTGGGCTCAACATTGTGGAGTGAAAAGCTGCATTTCTTTACGTTCTGTTTGACAATCACTGGTTTTGGTTGTAACTTCCagcaaaaaacacaaaaacgaTAAACAGTTTTATGTACAGATAACCATATAAAATCCTTATAAAATGTCTATATATCTAGGATACCTCATTTAACTTCTAGGGCTTGGTTACAAGTATTAATTTGAATATGTAATAATGTGGCGAGCCGGAAAGTAATGCAGTAGCCGTGGTAAGTAGGCTCAACATTGTGGAGTGATAAGCTGCATTTCTTTACGTTCTGTTTGACAATCACTGGCTTTGGATGTAACTTCCagcaaaaaacacaaaaacgaTAAACAGTTCTATGTACATGTAACCATATAAAAtcattataaaattatatatctAGGATAACCCTTTTCTATGGCTTGGTTTCAAGTACTGATTTGAATATTTAGTAATGTGGCGAGCCGGAAAGTAATGCAGTAGCCGTGGTAGGTAGGCTCAACATTGTGGAGTGATAAGCTGCCATTAATTTGCGTTCTGTTTGACAATCACAGGTTTTGGTAGGACAACCAGCGAAAAACACAAGAACGGTGTATCAGACCAAGTGTGGCCAATATTTGGAGATGCAGGACCGCATTGGCTTCTAATGCCTGCAATAACGAGTAATTGGCCCTGGATGCTCTGCGTCCCCTGGCGAAGATTGGGCTCCATGGCAATGGAGGCCCAAATATCGAGGGTACGCGCTGCGCTGCTAAACACACGATGCACTCTGCTCATTGAAAGGGATAGATGTTGGATTCTATGCTTACTTTGTGTTCAATGGTGGTCTGCTGGTTCTTGTCCAGGTGCACCTTGACCAGCTGGGAGCCGTCCAGCTTGACGCGGATGCGCTTGCCCACGATCTCGGCGGGGAAGACGAGATCCTCGAGGATGGCATCGTACACAGCGGTCAGAGTCCTGGAGCGTGGACGCTTCTGCTTGAGAGGATTGCGGGCCTTGCGCGTGGGCTTGGGCAGAATCTTGCGCTCCCCAATCACGACGACATGCTTGCCCGAGAACTTCTTCTCCAGCTCGCGGACCAGGATGATCTGGATCTTCTGGAACACCTTCTGCTGTGGAATGGGCACGTAGATGATGACGGCCTGCGTGCAGAGAAGTGGGTTATGGCATTACTACTGGCAGGCACTACATTTAATGCTGACTGACTGGTTTACCTTCTTGCTGCCGAACTCGATCTCGCGGGCACGGGTGATGTGCAGATCGCGCAGGTAGGGCTTCAGGTCGCTGTTGGCCTCGAGTTCCACCAGCGCCTGGGCAATGGACTTCTCGAAGTCATCGGGATCCGAGCCGCCGGGCTTGATAATCTTGGAGCCGATAGCCATCTGCAATGTTTCATCACCGGTATTTTAGGTTTTCGGTCTCAATTACAAACACAATTTTGGAATTGGCGAAGTCGCGTCCCCACAACGCAATGCAATCACAAATCGCCGGCAATCGGCGTTATTACGCCAGCATTTCACTGGATTCACTCGAAAATCGCAATTGGCCATTGTCGCTGTGGCCGTTTCTCTTATTATTTCGCTGCACTGCGTTGTGGCGAGCGCGCAATTTGCCCATTTTCGGCGGCGGAAGAAAAAAAGTACCACCTTTGTCGACTATTTTGACAGGAAAGGAAGTCGAGCCACGACGTAGAGGTGGAACAAAAAGCGAGTTGTTATCGATGCGGCACGCGCGATGGCTGCTCGATACTATCGATACTGGTACAAGGGCACTTACTTTTCAAGTGGCCTTTGAAATGCTTAATGCCTCATATGTAGCAATGTAAAACAACACCCATCCCCGAAatttgatatatatttctttgGCATGTTTCAGCATTTTATTCTATTGCTTGTAAGTATCGATAGTTCCGAGCGAAGATTAAATACAAACGAAAATATGAGTTAGCATCGATAACATTTTATGCATCTGTGTGTtcacatatatgtaaatttcaattttaaactttCGAGATATGTTATTTGAAAATGggtttgtttaaaaatatataaaaaagctaatcTTCTGTTgtctaaaataataatagttttcaaaatatatatcgaTAGGTTTGTGTCAGGTTGTTGCCAAAGCTTATGCGGTGTGTGTCTCCACTTATGTTGCTATTTAAGCCCCACAGAGGGCGCAAGTGATTCCGCAGGTGGCGTTAATTAAAATAGTTACAAGCATTCTTGTGAACTTCCAATATTTCCAATTATTGTTAACAGCTAAAGTTATGTAACTTAAAAATGATCTTTCTATATATTACAATATTTCGTAATTCCTAGGAGCAATTCACCGTGTGCACCTTAACCTTTAAACGTTAAAATTTGAACTAGAGAACAATATTGAATGATATGTTAGTATCTACTTGTGATTTATAGTTTTTCCAAGAAATATATTCTTTTGAATAAATACGTTAAATATCTTCAAATGCGGACGCAcgtgttatttatttataagcatACTGACGTTTAAATGTTTAAGGCCTAATTATTATTGCTAACGTTTTTTCGGCGGGTTGATTGGCTATAAAACCACTTGCTTTTCAGCGTAAGTCATCAGTTTCCATTCTCGTAATTCGGAAAACCCAGAGATACAGCTATGAAATACTTTTCGATCCTTGTCGTCCTGGGCCTCATTTTGGCCATCAGCGTGGGTCAATCGGATGCTATCTTTGTAGATGTCCTTGACAACGTGGTAAGTTTCGCCTGCCAACAATTGTATTTTACGATTAAGCTTTAATGTTCATATTCTTACAGGAAAGTGCTCTTCACAACGCTGCTAAAGCGggctttaaattaataagGCCCATAGAAAAAATGATTTTGCCGAGATAAAcactaattttaaaatttggaAAACAACAATTTACTGACGGCAGAAATTTAGTTAACTTTGTTGAAATTGGCtgccaataaaatattaaaaatatattctgaTTCCTACGTGCTCAGTGaacaattatattttattatcattttgAGTTTACAAAACTTAACTTAGTGCCTTTGCAAAAATATTGTGAGTCCCCCAACTTTCGttcgccaaaaaaaaaaagtttttaattgaaaaagtcAAGATAAAATGGTATCTAATAAATGGTAACTCTGATTTAGATTTGCTCAAACTCCTTCAAAGGATTTCAAAATTAGAAATTTCTATATTTGTTTTATGGTATTAAAATCCCCGATTGCTCCCTAGATGTGCACACTGATTTGAATCTGATTGACTACTTTTAGTGTACTTTTGACTGAAAAAATCCCCGAGCTGCCTTATCTGTCTTTGTGTTTTCCAAGCTGTCCGTTCGCCTATAAAAGCTCTCGCCTTTTGCATCACAGCCATCAGTCGCTCAGACCTCACAGCAATATCAATACCTTTGCCTTCTCCTAAGAAAAAATCTAGAAAATATCACCATGAACTTCCACAAGATCTTCGTTTTTGTCGCCCTCATTCTGGCCATCGCCATTGGACAATCGGAAGCTGGCTGGCTGAAGAAAATTGGCAAGAAAATCGTAAGTCCTGCAATTTGACATTTGTTTAGTACGAACCTAACTGAGATCTCTTTTCATAGGAACGCGTTGGTCAGCACACTCGGGATGCCACAATCCAGGGACTGGGAGTCGCTCAACAGGCCGCCAATGTTGCAGCCACAGCTCGAGGTTGACCTCGAAGATTActtacaattatttattaaaaaatctatttattatattgctttatgtaaataaaatcattttaaaaacagATATACCATATTTGatttaaactttatttattaaacacTTGGACTAAgattacatatgtatatacaaatacTTTGGATGCACTTCAGAGGCAGATACgaaacacttttgaaaatgaactttaattttcattatttataagTTTAATATTACGAAGCGTCATGCTGAAACCCTTATCACCAAATAAGTTGTAGCTTTCGCTTCTTTTCggatgggaaatggaaatgaatgaTTATGTCTTATCtgtagaaatatttttcaattcgCCTATAAAAGGACTAGGCTCTCAGTTTCAATTATCAGTCGCTTAGTACATACTCAAACACCTAAGTCAatttttggcacttttaaataataatgaacCACTTTACAACCTGGATTTTAGTTGTCCTTTTGCTGGCTACTTGCAACAATTGGAAGCTGGCTTTTTTGACAAACTAGTAAGCTCTAGCCATTTACATATATGAAGTTCCTTGTTTATAACTCAGATTTTAAATCCTCAGAAGGACGTTGGTCGTGACACTCTGAATGCCACCAATTACTGCCAGGGGATagatttaagtttaatttagGCTAAATTCATATATGTTTTGTATATggttataaattaaatcataagAATGTAATATACGCAATGCAAAGATCACTTAAATTCAGTGGTTGGCTTATCGCAAATAATTGAGTAGTGTATTCAATTCAAATGCTTCTTATTAATTGCGAAA from Drosophila santomea strain STO CAGO 1482 chromosome 3R, Prin_Dsan_1.1, whole genome shotgun sequence includes:
- the LOC120452014 gene encoding 40S ribosomal protein S7, with translation MAIGSKIIKPGGSDPDDFEKSIAQALVELEANSDLKPYLRDLHITRAREIEFGSKKAVIIYVPIPQQKVFQKIQIILVRELEKKFSGKHVVVIGERKILPKPTRKARNPLKQKRPRSRTLTAVYDAILEDLVFPAEIVGKRIRVKLDGSQLVKVHLDKNQQTTIEHKVDTFTSVYKKLTGRDVTFEFPDNYLNV
- the LOC120452019 gene encoding andropin, coding for MKYFSILVVLGLILAISVGQSDAIFVDVLDNVESALHNAAKAGFKLIRPIEKMILPR
- the LOC120452015 gene encoding cecropin-A2-like translates to MNFHKIFVFVALILAIAIGQSEAGWLKKIGKKIERVGQHTRDATIQGLGVAQQAANVAATARG